GCGAGACAAGCGAGAGAATTAGAAGCATTTACTGCTCCATCTTCTGCCAGTCAACAGAAAGAATTAACTAATCAAGATATTGGTTGGTTTGATTAATTGTAGGGTGGGCATTGCCCACCTTACTTATTTGTCAATATGAAGATAAATATGATTACTGGATTAGAACCTTTTTTAATCGATATTGCCGATAATACACCATTGTGGGCGCAAGCATTGCGCCCTACAGTGGGATGAATTCCGTTTTTGTAGGGGCGTATTGCATACGCCCTTTGTTCGATAAGATGCGCTTATCACCATAAGTACAGGAGAGGGTAAGTCCTGTTAAACTTTGGCCCCAACTCCACTACTAAAGCGAATTTTTAAGTAATCTTCCTCCATTTTTGCCCCTGAAGGTTTCAAAGCAGCTAACGCTTGAGGTAACACTAAATTACGGCGATGATTACCAATTCTGATGTTTAATTCGTCTCCAGTTTTATTGAGTTGAACTTGTTCTTTTGGAATTCCTGGTAAATACAACTCTAAGCTATATTCCTGATCTTTTTGAACAATTCTAATTGTGTTTTCTTCATGATAAACCTTCGCAGGATCTTCATCTTTGTAGAGAGTATCTTTCAGTCTTTCTAAAGCTGCCATGCCACATAATTCTTCTGAAAATAATGGCACTTCTTTAACCGGTAAAGGATGAAAATCATCATAAATTTCCTGCTTATAAATCTGTTGATTTTCTTTCCATTTTTTAAAGAAAGGATCAGTCACAGTGTCAGGAATAATACGATTAGCGATTACTAAATCTGTAGAAACATTGTACAAACTTAAATAAGCATGGGCCCGTAAAGATTCTTTAATCACCATTTTTTCGGGATTAGTGACTAAACGGACGGAAGTTTGCTTATTATCCGTCAAAACCTTCTCTAATGCTTCAATTTGCTCGTAAAATTCATAGGGTGCGTCCATTACCTCCTTATCTGGTAAAGAAAATCCGGCGATCGGTCGGAACAAAGGTTCTACCAAGGGACGCAACGCAACGGACATCCCTTGTAACGGTTTATAAAATCTTCTCATATACCAGCCCCCCACTTCAGGGAGACTAAGCAAACGTAAAGCAGTTCCGGTGGGGGCAGAATCTATAATTAAAACGTCGTATTCTCCCTCATCATAGTGGCGTTTCATGCGAACCAAGCCAAAAATTTCATCCATTCCTGGTAAAATAGCTAATTCTTCCGCTTGCACCCCATCTAACCCTCTTGCTTGCAATACCTGGGTTATATAGCGTTTAACTGCCCCCCAATTCCCCTCTAATTCCATCAATGCGTCTAATTCTGCCCCCCAAAGGTTAGGACGCAGTAAACGAGGATCATGGCCTAATTCTAGATCAAAGCTATCGGCAAGGGAATGGGCCGGGTCGGTACTTAAGACTAAGGTTTTATATCCTAATTCCGCACATCTCAGGCCAGTGGCCGCAGCGACGGAGGTTTTACCAACCCCTCCTTTACCAGTCATGAGGATTACACGCATGATTTTTTCAGAAAAATTTACATTACTTATTTTTATTATGAAGGATTTGGGAAAAAATGTTGTTTCACCACGTCCCACTTGGAACAATTCCAGTAGTCAATGTGAGAGGTAATGAGGTTTTGGTCATTAATGCTTAATTCGCTGCTTCCTGGGATAGAAATAGAGGGTTTCCAGGGGAGGGGGGTTGTCCAGTGGAGTGTCCATTTTGTATGAATTATGTTATCAGATTGATAAATATTGTGTAATTCTAAATCAATATTTTTGAACCAAGTTGACATAAATTGAATCATAGTTTGATAGCGTTTAATTCCCGTAAATTCAGTCATGGGATCTTTAAAGTAAACATTTTCGGCATAAATTGAGTAAGTTTGGTTCTGGGGAAATGTTTGGTAGTCTTTTTTGATTATGTCTAGGATATTCATGATTAAAAGTGATTGGATTTTTATTTGGAAAGCAAGGAAACAAACATAATTAGCCTAAAATAAAGCAATTTTATCTTAATTGTAAAGAATAAATTAAAAAAATCAATAACAAATTTTCCCTTAATGAAATTCTCAGATAATTCTCAGATACTTGTGGGTCAATGAATCTCGTCGTTAACCGCTTTTACCAAAATAATCAGAAGATGAATAAAATTATCATAGGCAGTTTAGTTGCACTCAGTTCCTTGTTTTCTCTGACTTTACCCTCCAAAGCAGCAAGGATTCAAGTCACTGTCACTAACCTCACGAATAACAGTGTTTTTAGTCCTGTTAGTAGCATTTTTCATGATGGTAGCTTTGACAATTTTAATTTAGGTGAAGCTGCTTCTCTGGGAATTGAAAGAATAGCTGAAGATGGAAATGGCTCATTCTTGAATGCTGATGCAATTAGTAGTGGTTTTGTCGCAGGAAGTGTCGGAACAGGGCCTATTACCGCAGGAGTGACTGTTTCGGGGATTTTTGAAGTTAATCCAAGTCTTGGACGCTACTTTAATTTTGCTTCGATGTTTGTCCCCAGTAATGACGCATTTATCGGCAATGATGACCAAACAGAGTATCAAATTTTTGACATCAATGGGAAATTTATCTCTCAAATAATTGATGTTCCAGCCTTTGAAATTTGGGACGCAGGGACAGAAGTTAATGACGAAATCAGTCCTAATGCAGCAATTCCTGGTCAAAGTGGTATTGCGGGTGCAGGAACTACTGAAGGTGGTGTCGTTACGGTTCATCCCGGATTTACTGCTGGTGGTAATTTAGAACAATTAGGGTTTACCAGTCCGACTAACCTTCCTTCTCCTGTGTTCAGAATTACTATCACCTCTGTTCCTGAACCTAGCACCTTACTTGGACTCTTGACAGTTGGTGGTTTGTCTTTGCTCATCAAAAGAAAGAAGCAAAACTAAATAATTGTCACCTATAAGTTGGATGTGAAACTTCTCATGATTAATGAGTAAGTTTCTTTTTTTTCTTGATCATTTAATGAAATCTAGACTTCTTGTCAAAGCAGATATGAGAGTTTGGAACAATTGACAAAATCATCAAGTCATCAAATATGATCTCATTTAAACAGATATAAACCTTTCCACCTTGCCATTTACTATTATTGCCCCCAAACCAGGGCCAACCACAAGCGATCGCATTCTAGAACTCATTTTAACTCACCCTCATGGCATCACTGTTAAAGGATTGAGCGATCGCTTAAATCGCCCCGTTTCGATGATACAACATTGCCTAAAAGATCTCGCGTCCTTAAAAATTGTAAGGGCCGAACTTAATCCAGATGATAGACAATGGGTTTATTATCCTGCTAGTAAACTAACAGAAAATTAAACTTGGCTTTGGGCAGCAAATGAAATCACTTCCCACAGTTGTTGAATTTGATGTTTATTATCAGGAATTAAACAAGGAAAGACCGATAAATTGTCAATTTGGTTTGCCGCTTCTGTGGTGGTGACATCTAAAATCACCAAAGGTAGTGCTGATAATTCAGGTTGTTGAGATAGGGACTGTAAATAACGGCTCGGATTTTCAAGAAATTGTCCATCCAACACCAGCACATCGATATCCCAGACATTGGTCAACATTTCTGCCTGTTCGAGATCATCCGCTTCCAAAATGCGATGATTAAACTGAGATAATTGAGCAATCAATGTCCACTCTAACCGCGATCCCAAGGACATTCCCTGTTCTTTCCCTTGAGGAAAATTAGGGTTCAGACGCAAAATCGTTAGAGCGCGAGTCTGGGGGATATGTGTCGGCTGTACATTCTCTAAAATCTTCTGTAAGGCTAGTAAATCAGCAGCAACAGGGAAGAAACCATCCGCGTAGTTATGTTCCTTTAAAGACTGATTTTCTGGGGTAGCCGTTACAAAAATGCGAATCTCTTTAGTTTGAGGATCGGATTT
The Crocosphaera sp. UHCC 0190 DNA segment above includes these coding regions:
- a CDS encoding TRC40/GET3/ArsA family transport-energizing ATPase; this encodes MRVILMTGKGGVGKTSVAAATGLRCAELGYKTLVLSTDPAHSLADSFDLELGHDPRLLRPNLWGAELDALMELEGNWGAVKRYITQVLQARGLDGVQAEELAILPGMDEIFGLVRMKRHYDEGEYDVLIIDSAPTGTALRLLSLPEVGGWYMRRFYKPLQGMSVALRPLVEPLFRPIAGFSLPDKEVMDAPYEFYEQIEALEKVLTDNKQTSVRLVTNPEKMVIKESLRAHAYLSLYNVSTDLVIANRIIPDTVTDPFFKKWKENQQIYKQEIYDDFHPLPVKEVPLFSEELCGMAALERLKDTLYKDEDPAKVYHEENTIRIVQKDQEYSLELYLPGIPKEQVQLNKTGDELNIRIGNHRRNLVLPQALAALKPSGAKMEEDYLKIRFSSGVGAKV
- a CDS encoding DUF2358 domain-containing protein — encoded protein: MNILDIIKKDYQTFPQNQTYSIYAENVYFKDPMTEFTGIKRYQTMIQFMSTWFKNIDLELHNIYQSDNIIHTKWTLHWTTPLPWKPSISIPGSSELSINDQNLITSHIDYWNCSKWDVVKQHFFPNPS
- a CDS encoding PEP-CTERM sorting domain-containing protein, translated to MNLVVNRFYQNNQKMNKIIIGSLVALSSLFSLTLPSKAARIQVTVTNLTNNSVFSPVSSIFHDGSFDNFNLGEAASLGIERIAEDGNGSFLNADAISSGFVAGSVGTGPITAGVTVSGIFEVNPSLGRYFNFASMFVPSNDAFIGNDDQTEYQIFDINGKFISQIIDVPAFEIWDAGTEVNDEISPNAAIPGQSGIAGAGTTEGGVVTVHPGFTAGGNLEQLGFTSPTNLPSPVFRITITSVPEPSTLLGLLTVGGLSLLIKRKKQN
- a CDS encoding helix-turn-helix domain-containing protein; this encodes MPFTIIAPKPGPTTSDRILELILTHPHGITVKGLSDRLNRPVSMIQHCLKDLASLKIVRAELNPDDRQWVYYPASKLTEN